One part of the Thermodesulfobacteriota bacterium genome encodes these proteins:
- the cas1 gene encoding CRISPR-associated endonuclease Cas1 — protein MQLVINSAGTYLTQNDGLFRLKNKDKRFDVSPQKIESIVISNQAMITTQAIVAALENNIDIIFLDGYGNPIGRVWFARMGSTALIRRKQLEIAEDEKGLELVMDMIRQKIKNQTDFLKKLMYSRPGKKALFKSPIKIIDSSLSGLSMHDGTIQDARNSIMGFEGTASRAYFQCLSKLMPEKYVFKGRSRQPAKDEFNAALNYCYGILYSRIEKACILSGLDPYVGFLHTDNYNKKSMVFDLIEPFRIYAEQTVVYLFTGKKMKGDYFHITDHAVSLNDKGKPIVVDAINSHMEETVRYKRKNVKRKYIPQHEAHKLANILLADENDKRPEWLEIKDF, from the coding sequence GTGCAACTGGTAATAAACAGCGCCGGCACATATTTAACCCAAAACGATGGTCTTTTCAGGCTTAAAAATAAAGACAAACGTTTTGATGTTTCCCCTCAAAAAATAGAATCAATCGTTATTTCCAACCAGGCCATGATTACCACTCAGGCAATTGTTGCCGCTCTTGAAAACAATATAGACATTATTTTCCTGGACGGATATGGCAACCCCATCGGGCGAGTATGGTTTGCCAGGATGGGAAGCACCGCCCTTATCCGCAGAAAGCAACTGGAAATCGCCGAAGATGAAAAAGGGCTGGAACTGGTCATGGATATGATCAGACAAAAAATCAAAAACCAGACGGATTTTTTAAAAAAACTGATGTATTCCCGCCCGGGGAAAAAAGCTTTATTTAAAAGCCCGATTAAAATTATCGACAGTTCTCTTTCCGGCCTTTCCATGCATGACGGAACCATCCAAGATGCAAGAAACAGCATCATGGGATTTGAAGGCACGGCAAGCCGGGCCTATTTCCAATGCCTGTCCAAACTTATGCCGGAAAAATATGTGTTCAAAGGAAGATCGCGGCAGCCTGCCAAGGATGAATTTAATGCTGCATTAAATTACTGCTATGGAATCCTTTACTCCAGGATTGAAAAAGCCTGTATTCTCTCAGGTCTTGACCCATACGTGGGCTTTCTTCACACCGACAACTACAACAAAAAATCCATGGTATTCGACCTCATCGAGCCTTTTAGAATTTATGCGGAACAGACCGTGGTATATCTGTTCACAGGGAAAAAAATGAAAGGCGACTATTTTCATATCACCGATCATGCGGTTTCTTTAAACGATAAAGGAAAACCAATTGTGGTTGATGCGATAAACTCCCATATGGAAGAAACCGTGAGATATAAAAGAAAGAATGTAAAAAGAAAGTATATTCCCCAGCACGAAGCCCACAAACTGGCCAACATACTGCTGGCTGATGAAAATGATAAAAGACCTGAATGGCTGGAGATTAAGGACTTTTGA
- the cas2 gene encoding CRISPR-associated endonuclease Cas2 — translation MSVLVWIIYDIVENKPRTKVAKECKRFGLVRVQKSVFLGRLESNRFDELSEKCRDLIDEETDSIYLFPFCQEDFRRIKVLGQGFDKKLVNDEVLAKFF, via the coding sequence ATGTCCGTTCTTGTTTGGATAATATACGATATTGTTGAAAACAAGCCGAGAACCAAGGTTGCCAAAGAGTGCAAAAGGTTCGGCCTTGTCAGAGTTCAAAAGAGTGTGTTTTTAGGGCGTCTTGAATCAAACCGTTTTGATGAGCTATCGGAAAAATGCCGTGACTTGATCGATGAGGAAACAGACAGTATCTATTTGTTTCCATTTTGCCAGGAAGATTTCAGACGGATAAAAGTTTTAGGCCAGGGATTTGACAAAAAGCTGGTAAACGATGAGGTGTTGGCGAAGTTTTTCTGA
- a CDS encoding ORF6N domain-containing protein, with product MNKIVPIEKIASKIYFIRDVKVMLDRDLADLYGVENKVLNQAVKRNIKRFPDDFMFQLTYQEFTILKSQIVTSSWGGVRKLPHAFTEHGVAMLSGILNSDRAIAVNIQIMRTFTKLRHIISDNEDLRRELEELKKQSDERFQIVFETLDQLLTVDVKKKKKIGFMVKEKVSKYGKKR from the coding sequence ATGAATAAAATTGTTCCTATAGAAAAAATAGCAAGCAAGATATACTTTATCCGTGATGTGAAAGTTATGTTGGATAGAGACCTTGCTGATCTCTACGGTGTTGAAAACAAAGTCTTAAACCAGGCGGTTAAAAGGAATATAAAAAGGTTTCCTGATGATTTTATGTTTCAACTTACATATCAGGAGTTTACAATCTTGAAGTCACAAATTGTGACTTCAAGTTGGGGTGGTGTAAGAAAATTGCCTCACGCATTTACCGAGCATGGGGTTGCTATGTTATCAGGCATTCTAAATAGTGATCGAGCAATCGCGGTTAATATTCAAATCATGAGAACCTTTACAAAGCTTCGTCACATAATATCTGATAATGAAGATCTAAGACGAGAGCTTGAAGAGCTAAAAAAACAGTCTGATGAAAGATTTCAGATTGTTTTTGAAACTCTGGATCAGCTTTTAACTGTGGATGTTAAGAAAAAGAAAAAGATTGGATTTATGGTTAAAGAAAAGGTCAGCAAATATGGAAAGAAGAGATGA
- a CDS encoding CRISPR-associated endonuclease Cas6 has protein sequence MKKSTLLLNNIYLKPSQIHKFRGFVGNIFKEHDLIHNHDEKGNPIYRYPLIQFKLIDKTPAIIAITDRAVDIFSELFMKLDKIIIEDTVIPVFEKDLKVEEVEFGYSDEIFMYEFVFPWIGLNQNNFKKYTNAGNNDKDQMLKGIMTGNILSMSKHLDCWLLKEQRIKADHKLKETKVNLKGKSMIAFNGIFKTNFYLPDYLGIGKAVSRGFGVVRRVI, from the coding sequence ATGAAAAAATCGACGTTACTATTAAATAATATTTATTTAAAACCTTCGCAAATTCACAAATTTCGCGGTTTCGTCGGAAATATTTTTAAAGAGCATGACCTTATTCACAATCATGATGAAAAAGGAAATCCCATTTACCGTTATCCGTTAATACAGTTTAAGCTTATAGATAAAACGCCTGCAATTATTGCGATAACGGACAGAGCGGTAGATATCTTTTCGGAACTTTTCATGAAACTTGATAAAATCATTATTGAAGATACTGTTATCCCTGTTTTTGAAAAGGATCTTAAGGTGGAAGAAGTCGAATTCGGATATTCCGATGAGATATTTATGTATGAATTTGTTTTCCCCTGGATTGGGCTTAATCAGAACAATTTTAAAAAATACACCAATGCGGGAAATAATGACAAGGATCAGATGCTAAAGGGAATTATGACAGGTAATATTTTGTCCATGTCAAAGCATCTTGACTGCTGGCTTTTAAAAGAACAGAGAATTAAAGCTGATCATAAGTTAAAAGAAACAAAAGTAAATCTTAAAGGCAAAAGCATGATTGCTTTTAACGGGATATTTAAAACCAATTTTTATTTGCCTGATTATCTGGGAATTGGAAAAGCGGTTTCACGAGGGTTTGGGGTGGTGAGGAGGGTGATATGA
- a CDS encoding TIGR02556 family CRISPR-associated protein produces MINAIAELGRFEKNKNPDLTSFDIWLEDSFDNGKYPNLLLIKFIKEDSKWTFGKIDVWENSTNLRTKLLYKRGASRGIDKTPTSKVATSIERTLNQKIIGWFESNKNKKFLSTEEKKFLNEISEEIKEKKEDISKALSEKAEIMDSNAIVLSPVFAENGNQKFIGDYEFFKKFITEETKQGYKYSKTFKKHAFSKNETCSVCNKVKDEVFGFFTSLASYTVDKPGMVSGGFQQDKSWKNYPVCLDCALDVEIGIKLMDQELSFKFYGFSYYLIPRTITKRASEDIIDSILDFKKSPRINAADRERLTNDENDVFEILQEEQNNVALNLVFYAKPQKGVLRILAVIEEVLPSRIRQLFDAKHFTDNIVFLKGHKTKENKDMFRFSFGTLRTFLPNNKIEGNNDKSFLELTRMVFSDIKIDYQFILHQIISHIRNNFVQNQAIWFQTIQGFMLIIYLNKLNLLRKSLKEADMDHIFFDSFKIESKEELEEKTELFFSNFKEFFETDAHSSIFLIGVLAQFLLNIQQQERNTTPFRSRLKGLKMNSRDISVLLPEIIEKIEQYKKQYSIFYQYKEVADLASKYLISSGNFRNWNIPVDEMNFIFVLGMNLSQYFKIKSKTNKDNKQKEDGNE; encoded by the coding sequence ATGATAAATGCAATAGCAGAATTAGGCAGGTTTGAAAAAAATAAAAATCCTGATTTAACAAGTTTTGATATTTGGTTGGAAGATTCATTTGATAATGGAAAATATCCCAATCTGTTGCTTATTAAATTTATAAAAGAAGATTCAAAATGGACGTTTGGGAAAATTGATGTTTGGGAAAACAGTACTAATTTGAGAACAAAGCTGCTTTATAAAAGGGGGGCTTCACGTGGTATCGATAAAACGCCAACAAGTAAAGTTGCAACAAGTATCGAAAGAACTCTTAACCAAAAAATAATTGGCTGGTTTGAATCAAATAAAAACAAGAAATTTCTTTCCACAGAAGAAAAAAAATTCCTTAATGAAATAAGTGAAGAAATAAAGGAAAAAAAAGAAGATATTTCCAAGGCTCTAAGTGAAAAAGCTGAGATTATGGATAGTAACGCTATTGTGCTATCACCTGTGTTTGCTGAAAATGGTAATCAAAAGTTTATCGGTGATTATGAGTTTTTTAAAAAATTTATAACAGAAGAAACCAAACAAGGTTACAAATATTCAAAAACATTTAAAAAACACGCTTTTTCTAAAAATGAGACCTGTTCCGTATGTAATAAGGTAAAAGATGAAGTGTTTGGTTTTTTTACATCACTGGCATCTTATACGGTTGATAAGCCAGGAATGGTCTCTGGTGGTTTTCAGCAGGATAAAAGCTGGAAAAATTATCCTGTTTGCCTGGATTGCGCCCTGGATGTGGAAATAGGAATTAAATTAATGGATCAGGAATTATCATTTAAATTTTATGGATTTAGCTATTACCTCATACCAAGAACGATAACTAAAAGAGCAAGTGAAGATATAATTGACAGTATACTTGACTTTAAGAAATCACCCAGAATCAATGCGGCTGATAGAGAAAGGCTTACAAACGATGAAAATGATGTGTTTGAAATACTGCAAGAGGAGCAGAATAATGTTGCGTTAAATCTGGTTTTTTATGCAAAGCCACAAAAAGGTGTTCTTAGAATACTTGCTGTAATAGAAGAAGTTTTGCCATCACGAATCCGGCAGCTTTTTGATGCTAAGCACTTTACAGATAATATAGTTTTTTTAAAAGGACATAAAACCAAAGAAAACAAGGATATGTTCAGATTCAGTTTTGGGACATTGAGGACATTTTTACCAAACAATAAAATTGAAGGAAATAACGATAAATCTTTTCTTGAATTAACCCGCATGGTTTTTAGCGATATTAAAATTGATTATCAATTTATACTCCATCAAATCATTTCACATATAAGAAATAACTTTGTTCAAAATCAAGCAATATGGTTTCAAACGATTCAGGGCTTTATGCTTATTATTTATCTTAATAAATTAAATCTTTTGAGGAAAAGTTTAAAGGAGGCTGATATGGATCACATATTTTTTGATTCATTTAAAATCGAATCAAAAGAAGAACTGGAGGAAAAAACAGAGCTGTTTTTTTCAAATTTTAAAGAGTTTTTTGAAACAGATGCTCACAGCAGTATCTTTTTAATCGGCGTGCTGGCACAGTTCCTTTTGAATATTCAACAACAAGAAAGGAATACTACTCCCTTTAGAAGCAGGTTAAAGGGGCTTAAGATGAATTCACGTGACATATCAGTTTTATTGCCGGAAATTATAGAAAAGATTGAGCAGTATAAAAAACAATATAGTATTTTCTATCAATATAAGGAAGTAGCAGATCTGGCTTCAAAATATCTTATTTCTTCAGGTAATTTCCGGAACTGGAATATTCCGGTAGATGAAATGAATTTTATCTTTGTACTGGGTATGAATCTGTCGCAGTATTTTAAAATTAAATCAAAGACAAATAAAGACAACAAGCAGAAGGAGGATGGAAATGAGTAA
- the cas7b gene encoding type I-B CRISPR-associated protein Cas7/Csh2, protein MSKIENRSEILFLYDIENANPNGDPNDENKPRIDEETGKNIVTDVRLKRTIRDYLMENGNDIFVREKIYDNEGHIQDAKLRASDYLPEDKEKLSSMTAEQQKKYISDTVLNQCIDIKLFGATIPLDLKVKKGEKTTTVTSSITYTGPVQFKMGKSLHSVKMMHIKGTGAFASKQGATQKAFREEYILPYSLIGFCGVINENAAEHTLLQTDDVKLLKEAIWKGTKGLISRSKFGQMPRLFLVINYNQPNFFIGDIDNLISLVTEKRDEQIRKPEEYSIDITMLMEKINNCDDKIESVEYITDSRMKFMCNGDVIKLEGLDKFADYSAEVS, encoded by the coding sequence ATGAGTAAAATAGAAAATCGTTCAGAGATTCTTTTTTTATATGACATTGAAAACGCCAACCCTAACGGTGATCCCAATGATGAGAATAAGCCGCGAATTGATGAAGAAACAGGTAAGAACATAGTGACGGATGTCCGATTAAAACGAACTATTCGTGATTACTTAATGGAAAATGGGAATGATATTTTTGTTAGAGAAAAAATATACGATAATGAAGGGCATATTCAGGATGCCAAATTAAGAGCTTCTGATTATCTGCCTGAAGATAAGGAAAAACTATCATCAATGACGGCAGAACAGCAGAAGAAATATATTTCTGATACGGTTTTAAATCAATGCATTGATATTAAATTGTTTGGCGCCACTATTCCGCTTGATCTCAAAGTTAAAAAGGGTGAAAAAACAACAACAGTGACAAGTTCAATAACATATACCGGCCCTGTACAATTTAAAATGGGCAAATCACTCCATTCTGTAAAAATGATGCATATCAAGGGAACCGGAGCTTTTGCGTCAAAACAGGGCGCTACACAAAAAGCATTCCGGGAAGAATATATACTACCCTATTCATTAATAGGTTTTTGTGGAGTAATAAACGAAAATGCTGCAGAACATACTTTATTGCAAACTGATGATGTTAAACTTTTAAAAGAAGCAATCTGGAAAGGAACAAAAGGTTTAATATCAAGATCAAAGTTCGGACAAATGCCTCGCCTGTTTTTAGTCATCAATTATAATCAACCTAATTTTTTCATAGGGGATATTGATAATTTAATTTCCCTTGTTACTGAAAAACGGGATGAACAAATCCGCAAGCCGGAAGAATATTCAATTGATATTACAATGCTAATGGAAAAAATCAATAATTGTGACGATAAGATAGAATCTGTTGAATATATTACAGATAGCAGAATGAAGTTTATGTGTAATGGAGATGTAATTAAATTGGAAGGCCTTGATAAATTTGCTGATTATTCTGCTGAGGTGTCATAA
- the cas5b gene encoding type I-B CRISPR-associated protein Cas5b, producing MAKILAFKLWGDYAHFKKYYTTTSPLTFEIPPPPTLIGIISAIIGLDKDEYLSFFQNKDEYKLAICLDKPVKKVRWSLNLIDTKKHFWIINNRTQIRTEFLKDASYIIYCHHANADIYNRLKNYLQNHESVYSISLGLSELLANYEFLGEMGYEFSTSNDWINLNSVLPYSQLLNDNSIDFGIDQEIFKINYPIMMDTERIVHKRDDIIFERNAKPVKCRVKQFAVTEKGDKIVFI from the coding sequence ATGGCAAAAATATTAGCATTCAAGTTATGGGGGGATTATGCGCATTTCAAGAAGTATTATACAACAACATCTCCCCTAACATTTGAAATACCGCCGCCACCAACATTAATAGGGATTATCTCTGCAATTATCGGGCTTGATAAGGATGAGTATCTTTCATTTTTTCAAAATAAAGACGAATATAAATTGGCTATCTGTCTTGATAAACCGGTGAAAAAGGTTAGGTGGTCACTGAATTTAATCGACACAAAAAAACATTTTTGGATAATTAATAATAGAACACAGATTAGAACAGAATTTTTAAAAGATGCTTCGTATATTATTTATTGTCATCATGCAAATGCCGATATCTATAATAGGTTGAAGAATTATCTTCAAAATCATGAATCTGTATATAGTATTTCGTTGGGCCTCAGTGAACTGCTTGCCAATTATGAATTTTTAGGAGAAATGGGATATGAATTCAGCACTTCTAATGATTGGATTAACTTGAATTCTGTTTTGCCTTATTCACAATTATTAAATGATAATTCAATTGATTTTGGCATAGATCAGGAAATTTTTAAAATTAATTATCCCATAATGATGGATACTGAAAGAATAGTGCATAAAAGGGATGATATTATTTTTGAAAGAAATGCAAAACCAGTCAAATGCAGGGTAAAGCAATTTGCAGTAACAGAAAAAGGGGATAAAATTGTTTTTATCTAA
- the cas3 gene encoding CRISPR-associated helicase Cas3': protein MFLSNIYSHPDRLLHIHLENVANSCTQKFDEANSNLTLFFSEEYLKKLIWLMGFTHDIGKATENFQKYLMEPDEKAKMQLKGDPCTNHSLISAVIAFKIAKKYVEKVKIDDEFFVMMPFLLFLAIKKHHGNINNATSLYSDEKDELNVPTSHLDTQIRAINQQELDFLFSFITDKLSIPISTRDLPESLIKYYDKFIRKKTKKDFKKLNKKTDYYLIFQFLYSLLLYSDKEDAIFHGEYNAKRQNIDSEIVKKFKNSEFGLPDNEMDFIREDIFSETDRSISELSLSKKIFSLNVPTGTGKTLTALSAALNLRNRLKKHGVTSRIIYALPFTSIIDQNYNVFKQILNTPDNNVLMKHHHLSEISYKNQENEFEPAESKFLIENWESEIIVTTFFQIFHTLLTNRNRMVQKFYKFAGSIVLLDEIQSIPYKYWELVREIILKLSELFNTYFILITATQPEIFESNEIFDLVPHKRDYFEKLDRVDIKFETSPVLIDDFVKLTKEEVIDSDESYLFVMNTINSSIELLNCLKETGLNGKYFYYLSTGIIPKHRLQRIKSIKRAKERKIIVSTQLIEAGVDIDIENVWRDFAPLESINQICGRCNRNSGSHKGKVRIFQLLNNDKNSTPFSKYIYGKTALSLIETKESLGDKVKISESDFLKNMSRYYKTIKKKLNQDESKINITFMKNLQFADIYKSFKLIEDENYERKDVFIEYDDIAKDIWSSYLNLKKISNFIDRKNEFLKIKKQFYDYVISVPSKYVTEREYENTSFVYIKNELADQYYAQDVGWIRTYDNFQSYFF, encoded by the coding sequence TTGTTTTTATCTAATATCTATTCTCATCCTGACAGATTGTTGCACATTCATTTGGAAAATGTCGCTAATTCCTGTACCCAAAAGTTTGATGAAGCAAACAGCAATTTAACACTATTTTTTAGTGAAGAATATTTGAAAAAATTAATATGGCTTATGGGTTTTACCCATGACATTGGCAAAGCCACAGAGAATTTTCAAAAATATCTTATGGAACCAGATGAAAAAGCTAAGATGCAATTAAAAGGAGATCCTTGCACAAATCATTCACTGATATCAGCCGTCATTGCTTTTAAAATAGCAAAAAAATATGTTGAAAAAGTGAAAATTGATGATGAATTTTTTGTTATGATGCCTTTTCTTTTGTTTCTTGCGATAAAAAAGCATCATGGCAATATTAATAATGCAACATCTCTTTATTCTGATGAAAAAGATGAATTAAATGTTCCGACAAGCCATCTGGACACACAAATAAGGGCTATTAATCAGCAAGAGCTTGATTTTCTTTTCTCCTTTATTACGGACAAATTGTCTATTCCAATATCCACCAGGGATTTACCTGAATCCCTAATAAAATATTATGACAAATTTATTCGGAAAAAAACAAAAAAAGATTTTAAAAAGCTTAACAAGAAAACAGATTATTATTTAATTTTTCAATTTCTATATTCATTGCTCCTTTATTCCGATAAAGAAGATGCGATATTTCATGGGGAATATAATGCCAAAAGACAGAATATTGATTCTGAAATTGTAAAAAAATTTAAAAACAGTGAGTTTGGTTTGCCGGACAATGAAATGGATTTTATAAGAGAAGATATTTTTTCTGAAACAGACAGGTCTATTTCAGAATTAAGTCTTTCTAAAAAAATATTTTCATTAAATGTGCCAACAGGAACCGGTAAAACCTTAACAGCTCTTTCAGCAGCATTAAATCTTAGAAATCGTTTAAAAAAGCATGGAGTAACTTCCAGAATTATATATGCCCTTCCTTTTACAAGTATAATTGATCAGAATTATAATGTTTTTAAACAAATACTTAATACCCCTGATAATAATGTTTTGATGAAGCATCATCATCTATCAGAAATATCATATAAAAATCAAGAAAACGAATTTGAACCAGCAGAATCAAAATTTCTTATAGAAAATTGGGAATCGGAAATTATAGTAACAACGTTTTTTCAGATTTTTCACACCCTTCTTACAAACAGAAATAGAATGGTGCAAAAATTTTATAAATTTGCCGGTTCCATTGTTCTTTTAGATGAAATTCAGTCGATACCTTATAAATATTGGGAGCTTGTCAGAGAAATAATACTGAAACTTTCAGAATTGTTTAACACCTATTTTATTTTGATAACTGCTACGCAACCTGAAATTTTTGAAAGTAATGAAATATTTGATTTGGTTCCACATAAGCGCGATTATTTTGAGAAACTTGATCGTGTAGATATTAAATTTGAGACATCTCCTGTTTTGATTGATGATTTTGTGAAATTAACCAAGGAGGAAGTGATAGATTCAGATGAATCATATTTATTTGTAATGAACACTATCAATTCTTCAATAGAATTGCTTAATTGTTTAAAAGAAACAGGTTTAAACGGAAAATATTTTTATTACCTTTCAACAGGAATTATACCAAAGCATCGCTTACAGAGAATAAAATCTATCAAAAGGGCAAAGGAGAGAAAAATTATTGTATCGACCCAATTAATAGAAGCAGGAGTTGATATTGACATAGAAAATGTTTGGCGAGATTTTGCACCATTGGAATCAATAAATCAGATATGTGGGAGGTGCAATAGAAATTCAGGTAGCCATAAAGGAAAAGTAAGAATTTTTCAGTTACTTAATAACGATAAAAACAGTACCCCCTTTTCAAAATATATTTATGGAAAAACAGCATTAAGCCTTATAGAAACGAAAGAATCGCTTGGGGATAAAGTTAAGATTTCAGAATCAGATTTTTTAAAAAATATGAGCAGATATTATAAAACGATTAAGAAGAAGTTGAATCAGGATGAATCTAAAATAAATATAACGTTTATGAAAAATTTACAATTTGCAGATATTTATAAATCCTTTAAATTAATTGAAGATGAAAATTATGAAAGAAAGGATGTGTTTATAGAATATGATGATATTGCGAAAGACATATGGAGTAGTTATTTAAATTTAAAAAAGATTAGTAATTTTATTGATAGGAAAAATGAGTTTTTAAAAATTAAAAAACAATTTTATGACTATGTGATTTCAGTACCTTCAAAATATGTAACAGAAAGAGAATACGAAAATACAAGCTTTGTATATATTAAAAATGAATTGGCAGATCAGTATTACGCTCAAGATGTTGGATGGATACGTACTTACGATAATTTTCAAAGCTATTTTTTTTAA